From one Bacteroidota bacterium genomic stretch:
- the ung gene encoding uracil-DNA glycosylase: MTTQVAIAEDWKEVLKDEFDMPYFNNLVAFLKQEKQAGKIIYPPGLQIFGAFDLTAFKDVRVVIIGQDPYHGVGQAHGLCFSVNKGVAIPPSLQNIFKELKADIPEFMIPDHGNLSEWAKQGVLLLNATLTVEKDKAGSHQGKGWEQFTDKVIKRISEEKKHVVFILWGKFAQSKSALIDEAKHLVLKAAHPSPFSAYNGFFGCKHFSKTNNYLIHQHLKPINW, from the coding sequence ATGACTACGCAAGTTGCTATTGCCGAAGATTGGAAAGAGGTATTAAAAGATGAGTTTGACATGCCTTATTTCAATAATCTTGTTGCTTTTTTGAAACAGGAAAAACAGGCCGGTAAAATAATATACCCACCGGGACTGCAGATATTCGGTGCTTTTGACCTTACTGCATTTAAGGATGTACGTGTGGTAATTATCGGGCAAGACCCTTACCACGGAGTGGGACAGGCGCATGGTTTGTGTTTTAGTGTCAATAAAGGTGTAGCGATACCTCCTTCTTTGCAAAATATTTTTAAAGAGTTAAAGGCAGATATTCCGGAGTTTATGATACCTGACCATGGCAACTTAAGTGAATGGGCTAAACAGGGCGTATTGTTATTGAATGCCACCTTAACTGTTGAAAAGGATAAAGCGGGCTCGCACCAGGGAAAAGGATGGGAACAGTTTACGGATAAAGTAATTAAACGTATTTCTGAAGAGAAAAAGCACGTGGTATTTATTTTATGGGGTAAGTTTGCGCAAAGTAAATCGGCACTGATTGACGAGGCAAAACATTTGGTGTTGAAAGCCGCTCATCCCTCTCCTTTTTCTGCCTATAATGGTTTTTTCGGTTGCAAGCATTTCAGTAAAACAAATAATTATTTAATACACCAGCACTTGAAACCGATAAACTGGTAG
- a CDS encoding alkylphosphonate utilization protein — MEVRDSNGTLLAEGDSVNVIKDLKVKGSSSVIKRGTIVKNIRLTDSEEEIEGRVEKTTMVLKTCFLKKS; from the coding sequence ATGGAAGTAAGGGACAGCAACGGAACATTATTGGCAGAAGGTGATTCTGTGAATGTAATTAAGGATTTAAAAGTAAAGGGTTCTTCATCGGTTATTAAGAGGGGAACTATTGTGAAAAACATTCGCTTAACAGATAGTGAAGAGGAAATAGAAGGCAGGGTGGAGAAAACTACGATGGTTTTGAAAACTTGCTTTTTAAAGAAGTCGTAA
- the rsmH gene encoding 16S rRNA (cytosine(1402)-N(4))-methyltransferase RsmH has protein sequence MENEGSKPPRRVRYKGTYPKAFKEKYKELQPEKYADDVEKIILKGNTPAGMHRSICVNEIMDFLQVQPGQVGLDATLGYGGHSAEILKNLIPNGKLFATDVDAIELPKTTNRLLNLGFGPEVFFPRNTNFANIDAIAEEAGPLNFVLADLGVSSMQIDNPDRGFSLKMDGPLDLRLNPNAGIPASQFLKTVSQDELEAILMENADEPDADIIAEAIVSHIQKEAVLETTTQLKDIIKEALDYITSNEKTERIKKANQRCFQALRIEVNNEFEVLEAFLNKLPDALAQDGRVAILSFHSGEDRRVKKAFQSFYRQGIFSQIAQDIIRPTPQEVGSNPRARSAKLRWAIKA, from the coding sequence ATGGAAAATGAGGGTTCAAAACCACCACGCAGAGTCAGGTATAAAGGTACCTATCCAAAAGCATTCAAAGAAAAGTACAAAGAACTGCAACCCGAAAAGTATGCCGATGATGTAGAAAAAATAATACTGAAAGGTAATACACCCGCAGGTATGCACCGTTCCATTTGTGTAAACGAAATAATGGATTTTTTACAAGTACAACCCGGGCAGGTGGGTTTAGATGCTACTTTAGGTTATGGCGGACACAGTGCAGAAATACTAAAAAATTTAATTCCCAATGGCAAACTATTTGCTACCGATGTAGATGCAATAGAACTACCCAAAACCACCAACCGTTTGTTAAATTTAGGTTTTGGTCCCGAAGTGTTTTTCCCCCGCAATACCAATTTTGCCAATATAGATGCTATAGCCGAAGAAGCAGGCCCACTCAATTTTGTGCTGGCCGATTTAGGTGTTTCTTCTATGCAAATAGATAATCCCGACAGAGGTTTTTCATTAAAAATGGATGGCCCGTTAGATTTAAGGTTAAACCCCAATGCAGGTATACCCGCCAGTCAGTTTTTAAAAACAGTATCGCAAGACGAGCTGGAAGCCATACTGATGGAGAATGCAGACGAACCCGATGCAGATATAATAGCAGAAGCCATTGTAAGCCATATACAAAAAGAAGCAGTATTAGAAACCACTACACAGTTAAAAGACATTATCAAAGAAGCACTAGACTATATTACATCAAACGAAAAAACAGAGCGCATCAAAAAAGCCAATCAAAGATGTTTCCAAGCCCTGCGTATAGAAGTAAATAACGAATTTGAAGTATTAGAGGCGTTTTTAAACAAGCTTCCCGATGCATTGGCACAAGATGGTCGCGTAGCCATATTATCATTCCACTCAGGCGAAGACAGGCGCGTAAAAAAAGCATTCCAGAGCTTTTACCGTCAGGGAATATTTAGCCAGATAGCACAGGATATTATTCGCCCTACACCACAAGAAGTAGGCAGTAACCCAAGAGCACGCTCTGCCAAATTACGCTGGGCTATCAAAGCATAA
- a CDS encoding glycoside hydrolase family 97 protein, producing the protein MNIKKWYCLLVMLSSAGAFAQSFMVSSPNKKIALSINLTNEGALVYEVSYKNKPVVETSKLGFKINEQADLLNNFSVLRVDSSTFNETWQPVWGETKTIVNNYKEIAITLKEKTDKPRIMQLVFRVFNDGVGFRYIFPEQPNLFHFVVADELTTFNLTGDHKIWWMPGDFDTNEYTYNTSQISEIEKLAKKRDGAIFTATPIKGAFVQTPLMIKTKDNVYINIHEAALINYPAMDLQFDLNTFEATTKIANDAVGNKAYMRAPCQTPWRTIIISDDARDIITSKTILNLNEPSQLTNTGYIKPMKYVGVWLEMHLGLSTWDYAGTQAASDAGSDGKQKVKTKHGATTANTKKYIDFAAKNGFGGVLVEGWNTGWEDWFGKWKEDVFDFVTPYPDYDFKGLNEYAQSKGVGMITHHETSGSVTNYERYMDTAYRLMASVGSHALKSGYVGRIIPRGEFHDGQWMVNHYLRAIKKAADYNIMVVAHEPVRPTGLHRTYPNFMAAEAARGQEFNFWSEGNPPEHETILPFTRLMGGPMDYTPGIFKIKKSSYYPDAKEQVHTTLTKQLALYLTLYSPVQMATDLPENYEAKPDAFQFIKDVAVDWDDTKVIHAEPGEYLTIARKAKGTNNWFLGSITDENARQLAMDFSFLDKGKKYTATIYHDADDASWNNNPEAYVIEKITVTSKSKLMLKLAPGGGTAISIIAQ; encoded by the coding sequence ATGAATATAAAAAAATGGTATTGTCTGTTAGTAATGCTCAGTTCAGCCGGAGCATTCGCCCAAAGTTTTATGGTAAGCTCGCCCAACAAAAAGATAGCCCTTTCAATAAATCTAACCAACGAAGGAGCTTTGGTTTATGAAGTCAGTTATAAAAACAAACCAGTTGTTGAAACATCAAAGCTGGGTTTTAAAATAAATGAACAAGCCGACTTACTAAACAATTTTAGTGTATTAAGAGTTGACTCAAGCACCTTTAATGAAACATGGCAACCTGTTTGGGGCGAAACCAAAACCATCGTTAATAACTACAAAGAAATAGCCATTACCCTAAAAGAAAAAACAGATAAGCCAAGAATCATGCAATTGGTTTTTAGAGTATTTAATGATGGAGTAGGCTTTAGATATATATTTCCAGAACAACCCAATTTATTCCATTTTGTAGTAGCCGATGAGTTAACCACATTTAACTTAACAGGCGACCATAAAATATGGTGGATGCCGGGCGATTTCGATACCAATGAATATACCTACAATACCTCCCAAATATCAGAGATAGAAAAACTAGCCAAGAAACGCGATGGAGCCATATTTACAGCTACACCCATTAAAGGCGCATTTGTACAAACCCCTTTAATGATTAAAACCAAAGACAACGTGTACATCAATATACACGAAGCAGCTTTAATCAATTACCCAGCTATGGATTTGCAGTTTGATTTAAACACATTTGAAGCAACCACTAAAATAGCAAATGATGCAGTAGGCAATAAAGCCTATATGCGTGCACCTTGCCAAACACCTTGGCGTACTATTATTATAAGCGATGATGCAAGAGACATCATTACATCAAAAACCATTTTAAATTTAAACGAACCCTCGCAACTTACCAATACCGGTTATATTAAACCAATGAAATATGTAGGCGTTTGGTTAGAAATGCACCTTGGTCTTTCAACATGGGATTATGCAGGTACACAAGCAGCCAGCGATGCAGGTTCAGATGGCAAACAAAAAGTAAAAACCAAACATGGAGCCACTACCGCAAACACCAAAAAGTATATAGACTTTGCGGCTAAAAATGGTTTTGGTGGCGTATTGGTTGAAGGTTGGAATACAGGTTGGGAAGACTGGTTTGGTAAATGGAAAGAAGATGTGTTTGATTTTGTAACCCCTTACCCCGATTACGATTTTAAAGGACTGAATGAATATGCACAAAGCAAAGGAGTAGGAATGATTACCCACCACGAAACAAGTGGAAGCGTAACCAATTACGAGCGTTATATGGATACCGCTTATCGTTTAATGGCCAGTGTGGGTAGTCATGCTTTAAAATCAGGTTACGTAGGCCGTATTATACCACGTGGTGAGTTTCATGATGGACAGTGGATGGTAAACCACTACTTACGCGCTATCAAAAAAGCAGCCGACTACAATATAATGGTAGTGGCCCATGAGCCCGTACGTCCCACGGGTTTACACCGCACCTATCCAAATTTTATGGCAGCAGAAGCAGCACGCGGGCAAGAGTTTAATTTTTGGAGTGAAGGCAATCCACCCGAACACGAAACCATTTTACCATTTACCCGCTTAATGGGAGGCCCTATGGATTACACCCCGGGTATATTTAAAATTAAAAAGAGCAGCTATTACCCCGATGCAAAAGAGCAGGTTCATACTACTTTAACCAAGCAATTAGCTTTATACCTAACCCTATACAGCCCCGTGCAAATGGCAACCGATTTACCCGAAAATTACGAAGCCAAACCCGATGCATTTCAGTTCATAAAAGATGTAGCCGTTGATTGGGATGATACCAAAGTAATACATGCCGAGCCGGGCGAATACCTGACCATAGCCCGTAAAGCCAAAGGAACCAACAATTGGTTTTTAGGTAGCATAACCGATGAAAATGCACGCCAGTTAGCCATGGATTTTAGCTTTTTAGATAAAGGAAAGAAATATACAGCTACCATTTACCACGATGCAGATGATGCCAGTTGGAATAACAATCCCGAAGCATACGTTATAGAAAAAATAACAGTTACTTCAAAATCAAAACTAATGTTGAAGCTAGCACCGGGTGGAGGAACCGCCATAAGCATTATAGCGCAATAG
- a CDS encoding pyridoxine 5'-phosphate synthase, with translation MTKLSVNINKFATIRNARGGNNPNLIQIATDCEKFGADGITVHPRPDERHIRYADVMDLKNVITTEFNIEGNPFEDKFVELVLATKPTQVTLVPDNTNQITSDHGWDTVTNLSFLQAIIKTFKGAGIRTSVFVDPVMDMIEGAKLCGADRIELYTESYAHQFENNKEQIIVPFKKAAIRAHELGLAINAGHDLSLQNLQFFKQNIPHLAEVSIGHALVCDALYLGLHNTIQLYKNKLV, from the coding sequence TTGACTAAACTTAGCGTTAATATAAACAAGTTTGCTACTATAAGAAATGCCCGTGGAGGCAACAATCCCAATCTTATTCAAATAGCTACCGACTGTGAAAAATTTGGAGCGGATGGCATTACTGTTCATCCCAGACCTGATGAAAGACATATTAGATATGCGGATGTAATGGATTTAAAAAATGTAATTACTACTGAGTTTAATATTGAAGGCAATCCCTTTGAAGACAAATTTGTGGAGTTGGTATTGGCAACAAAACCTACACAAGTAACTTTAGTACCTGACAATACTAATCAAATAACGAGTGACCACGGTTGGGATACGGTAACTAACTTATCTTTTTTACAAGCTATTATTAAAACTTTTAAAGGGGCTGGTATCAGAACTTCTGTTTTTGTTGATCCTGTTATGGATATGATTGAGGGAGCTAAGCTTTGTGGCGCTGATAGAATTGAACTATATACTGAAAGTTACGCCCATCAATTTGAAAATAATAAGGAGCAAATTATTGTTCCTTTCAAAAAGGCTGCTATTCGTGCACACGAACTGGGCTTAGCTATTAATGCAGGGCACGATTTAAGTTTACAAAATTTACAATTTTTCAAACAAAATATTCCTCATTTAGCGGAGGTTTCTATTGGCCATGCTTTGGTCTGCGATGCCCTTTATTTGGGGCTTCACAACACTATTCAGCTATACAAAAACAAATTAGTTTAA
- a CDS encoding S1-like domain-containing RNA-binding protein, with amino-acid sequence MIQIGEYNTLKVGRGSALGFFLVDELGEEVLLPIKYTPKPLNIGDTMEVFIYTDSEDRPIATTQTPIAIVNSFAFLKVVDIAKFGAFLDWGLDKDLLVPIKEQAKTMVLGKYYVVYITLDNSSQRLIASSKINSFLSNEEHELKFNEEVDLVVFEEVEFGYFVIINLKHKGLIYKNEIYTKVAVGDALTGYVKQIKEGNLIDVSLQKIGFENIDANSKYILGVLTQQGGTLNLHDNSTPDEIQKQLNMSKKTFKKAIGILYRQKLITISNSQIQLA; translated from the coding sequence ATGATTCAAATAGGGGAGTATAATACATTAAAAGTAGGTAGAGGTAGCGCACTGGGTTTTTTCCTGGTAGATGAATTGGGAGAAGAGGTTTTATTACCCATTAAATATACTCCCAAGCCATTAAATATTGGTGATACAATGGAAGTGTTTATTTATACCGATTCCGAAGATAGACCCATAGCAACAACACAAACACCCATTGCCATAGTTAATAGTTTTGCATTTCTTAAAGTAGTTGATATTGCAAAGTTTGGCGCTTTTTTAGATTGGGGATTAGATAAAGATTTACTGGTGCCCATTAAAGAGCAAGCCAAAACAATGGTGCTAGGTAAATACTATGTAGTGTATATTACCCTTGATAATAGCAGCCAGCGTTTAATAGCCAGTTCAAAAATAAATTCGTTTTTAAGTAACGAAGAACACGAGTTAAAGTTTAATGAGGAAGTTGATTTAGTAGTTTTTGAAGAAGTAGAGTTTGGTTATTTTGTAATTATTAATTTAAAACATAAAGGATTAATTTATAAAAACGAAATATATACCAAAGTAGCCGTTGGCGATGCTTTAACAGGTTACGTAAAACAAATAAAAGAGGGTAACTTAATAGATGTAAGTTTACAAAAAATAGGCTTCGAAAATATAGATGCAAACAGCAAGTATATTTTAGGTGTTTTAACCCAACAGGGAGGTACACTTAATTTGCACGATAACAGCACGCCTGATGAGATACAAAAACAGCTTAATATGAGCAAGAAAACGTTTAAGAAAGCCATTGGAATACTGTATAGACAGAAATTAATAACAATTAGCAATAGTCAAATTCAGCTAGCATAA
- a CDS encoding response regulator: protein MGRGFFLILSFIWGVAVFADNAKQRDSLLAKLSSENKLETRVDLYNQISSLSLDMPEMVIQNSLKAIELANNSTYEKGLNEAYLYLGIGFCESSNYDSAIIYLNKALIHFQQYKTTPKNTIRANNYLGIAYEYRTNYTKALYYYYQSYNAASAIGDSTYILKSVNNIGLVYYAMDNYKLAEKFLLMAYKLAISIRSELSLMEYNLATLYLAQKKFALALEKYKKVLVDDLQSGNQKNIAECYNNIGACYLGLNDLKSAEAFLSKGFEIREKINDENGLRNSFVDLADLNIQNGHYNEALILLEKALYIAQKTKNKKGIVSIYDKYIECYKTQNNLKQALNYTELKDAILQEISDAEGQIKLKDLQTESLMRQKAAEKEVATAKKENQSLVSTFLIIISIVLIVGFIFLTFSFLKIRNQNRLLLASQKQLASKNNALHAQNEQILKSQLQAQQALKVKSDFTSTISHEVRTPLNAINGVCELLLNSDISPEHIENINLMKISSDKLIRLINDILDFSRLENGNSEFNLTEFRLNQILKGLVDLFVVKTNDKKIELILDYDFTENAIYKSDSLRLTQVLGNLLSNAVKFTSTGYIKLVAYPLQKGNFKTTYRFEVIDTGVGIPANKQRDIFEAFLQIDNSSTRRVEGAGLGLSICQKIIEAFGSQLHVESEVGKGSRFYFDLDFEVVQSNNVLEIQKVDPINVSLENCNVLVVEDTTINVMILKQFLKKWKCNFDVADNGISGIQKIKDNRYDIVLMDIQMPEMDGIECTKAIRLMDKPYYKQLPIIAITAANESMLRNAAYQAGMNDYVLKPFNPDELKEKMLRAIYNFSSLQKL from the coding sequence GTGGGAAGAGGATTTTTTTTAATACTTAGTTTTATTTGGGGGGTGGCTGTATTTGCTGACAATGCAAAACAGAGAGATAGTTTATTGGCTAAGCTGAGTAGTGAAAATAAGTTAGAAACAAGAGTCGATTTATACAACCAAATATCTTCCCTTTCGCTTGATATGCCAGAAATGGTCATTCAAAATTCATTAAAAGCCATTGAACTGGCTAATAACTCCACTTACGAAAAAGGACTGAACGAAGCTTACCTCTATTTAGGTATAGGTTTTTGCGAAAGTTCCAACTATGATTCAGCAATTATATACCTGAATAAAGCACTCATACATTTTCAGCAATATAAAACTACACCTAAAAATACAATTAGAGCCAATAATTATTTAGGTATAGCATACGAGTATAGAACCAATTATACCAAAGCATTATATTACTACTACCAGTCATATAATGCAGCCAGCGCAATAGGCGATTCAACCTATATCTTAAAATCAGTTAATAATATAGGCTTGGTTTATTATGCTATGGATAATTATAAACTGGCAGAAAAGTTTTTACTAATGGCTTATAAATTGGCCATTTCAATTAGAAGCGAACTGAGCTTAATGGAATATAATTTAGCTACATTGTATTTAGCACAGAAAAAATTTGCTTTAGCCCTTGAAAAATATAAAAAAGTATTGGTTGATGATTTACAGTCAGGTAACCAAAAAAATATAGCCGAATGTTATAACAATATAGGAGCTTGTTACTTGGGTTTAAATGATTTAAAATCAGCAGAAGCTTTTTTAAGTAAAGGTTTTGAGATAAGAGAAAAAATAAATGATGAAAATGGGCTACGCAATTCATTTGTTGATTTAGCAGATTTAAACATACAAAATGGTCATTACAATGAAGCTTTGATTTTATTAGAGAAAGCCCTTTATATAGCCCAAAAAACAAAAAACAAAAAAGGCATTGTTAGTATATACGATAAATACATTGAGTGCTATAAAACACAAAATAATTTAAAGCAAGCGTTAAATTATACAGAGTTAAAAGATGCCATTTTACAAGAAATTAGTGATGCAGAGGGTCAGATAAAATTAAAGGATTTACAAACAGAAAGTTTAATGAGGCAAAAGGCTGCCGAAAAAGAAGTAGCCACCGCTAAAAAAGAAAACCAGTCATTGGTAAGTACTTTTTTAATTATTATAAGCATAGTACTCATAGTTGGTTTTATATTCTTAACCTTTTCGTTCCTTAAAATAAGAAATCAGAATAGATTATTATTAGCAAGCCAAAAACAACTAGCCTCTAAAAATAATGCGCTACATGCGCAAAATGAGCAAATATTAAAAAGCCAGTTACAAGCACAACAAGCGCTTAAAGTAAAATCAGATTTTACCAGTACCATTAGCCACGAAGTAAGAACCCCGCTTAACGCAATCAATGGTGTTTGTGAGCTGTTGTTAAATAGCGATATTAGCCCCGAGCATATTGAAAATATTAATCTAATGAAAATATCAAGCGATAAATTGATTCGCTTAATAAATGATATTTTAGATTTTAGCCGTTTAGAAAATGGTAACTCAGAGTTTAACCTGACAGAGTTTAGACTTAACCAAATTTTGAAAGGATTGGTTGATTTATTTGTTGTTAAAACCAACGATAAAAAGATAGAGCTAATACTCGATTATGACTTTACAGAAAATGCCATATACAAATCAGACTCATTAAGACTAACACAAGTTTTAGGTAATTTACTAAGTAATGCTGTTAAGTTTACTTCAACAGGCTATATTAAATTAGTAGCTTATCCATTACAAAAAGGAAACTTTAAAACAACCTATCGTTTTGAAGTAATAGATACCGGAGTTGGTATACCTGCCAATAAACAACGCGATATTTTTGAAGCATTTTTACAAATAGATAATTCAAGCACCAGAAGAGTAGAAGGAGCAGGTTTAGGGCTTTCCATTTGCCAGAAAATAATTGAAGCATTTGGTAGCCAGCTACACGTGGAGTCAGAGGTAGGAAAAGGCAGCCGCTTTTATTTCGACCTGGATTTTGAAGTGGTGCAAAGCAATAATGTACTGGAAATTCAAAAGGTTGACCCTATCAATGTTTCATTAGAGAATTGTAATGTGTTGGTTGTAGAAGATACCACTATCAATGTAATGATATTGAAACAGTTTTTGAAAAAATGGAAATGCAATTTTGATGTGGCCGATAATGGAATAAGCGGTATACAGAAAATAAAAGACAATAGATACGATATTGTATTAATGGATATTCAAATGCCCGAAATGGATGGAATAGAGTGTACCAAAGCCATAAGGTTAATGGATAAGCCATACTACAAGCAACTACCAATTATAGCCATTACCGCAGCCAATGAAAGTATGTTACGCAATGCAGCATACCAGGCAGGCATGAACGATTATGTTTTAAAACCGTTTAATCCGGATGAGCTAAAAGAAAAAATGCTAAGAGCCATTTATAATTTCTCGAGTTTACAAAAGCTGTAG